The Papio anubis isolate 15944 unplaced genomic scaffold, Panubis1.0 scaffold343, whole genome shotgun sequence genome contains a region encoding:
- the CCDC200 gene encoding coiled-coil domain-containing protein 200 isoform X1 gives MGSAYHWEARRRQMALDRRRWLMAQQQQELQQKEQELKKYQEEEQQSEKKLQPPKKSNVPQPPVAKLWTSREQQQPSQQQPSVQPTSQPPPQPSPQPSPLPQAQAQAQAQAQAWPGPQPPQPQPPPQPTQPSAQARCTQHASKCNLQESQRPAAKEPSNFCREWLRKLLAPLPESHEPMPI, from the exons ATGGGTAGTGCCTACCACTGGGAGGCCCGGCGCCGGCAGATGGCTTTGGACCGAAGGAGGTGGCTGATggcccagcagcagcaggagctgcAGCAGAAAGAACAG GAACTGAAGAAATACCAGGAAGAAGAACAACAATCGGAGAAAAAGCTCCAGCCACCTAAGAAGTCAAATGTGCCGCAACCACCAGTGGCGAAATTGTGGACATCACGGGAGCAACAACAGCCATCACAGCAGCAGCCATCGGTGCAGCCAACATCgcagccaccaccacagccaTCACCACAGCCATCACCATTGCCACAGGCACAGGCGCAGGCGCAGGCGCAGGCACAGGCGTGGCCAGGACCACAACCACCACAACCACAGCCACCACCTCAGCCAACACAACCAAGTGCTCAAGCCCGTTGTACTCAGCACGCCTCCAAATGCAATCTCCAAGAGTCCCAAAGGCCAG CTGCAAAGGAGCCTTCCAACTTCTGCAGAGAGTGGCTGAGAAAGTTGTTGGCCCCTCTTCCAGA GTCTCATGAACCCATGCCAATCTAG
- the CCDC200 gene encoding coiled-coil domain-containing protein 200 isoform X2 — protein MGSAYHWEARRRQMALDRRRWLMAQQQQELQQKEQELKKYQEEEQQSEKKLQPPKKSNVPQPPVAKLWTSREQQQPSQQQPSVQPTSQPPPQPSPQPSPLPQAQAQAQAQAQAWPGPQPPQPQPPPQPTQPSAQARCTQHASKCNLQESQRPGLMNPCQSSPIKNTGYSQLKSTNYIQQW, from the exons ATGGGTAGTGCCTACCACTGGGAGGCCCGGCGCCGGCAGATGGCTTTGGACCGAAGGAGGTGGCTGATggcccagcagcagcaggagctgcAGCAGAAAGAACAG GAACTGAAGAAATACCAGGAAGAAGAACAACAATCGGAGAAAAAGCTCCAGCCACCTAAGAAGTCAAATGTGCCGCAACCACCAGTGGCGAAATTGTGGACATCACGGGAGCAACAACAGCCATCACAGCAGCAGCCATCGGTGCAGCCAACATCgcagccaccaccacagccaTCACCACAGCCATCACCATTGCCACAGGCACAGGCGCAGGCGCAGGCGCAGGCACAGGCGTGGCCAGGACCACAACCACCACAACCACAGCCACCACCTCAGCCAACACAACCAAGTGCTCAAGCCCGTTGTACTCAGCACGCCTCCAAATGCAATCTCCAAGAGTCCCAAAGGCCAG GTCTCATGAACCCATGCCAATCTAGCCCCATCAAAAACACTGGGTATTCACAACTCAAG tCTACCAACTACATACAGCAGTGGTGA